Proteins from a genomic interval of Lolium perenne isolate Kyuss_39 chromosome 1, Kyuss_2.0, whole genome shotgun sequence:
- the LOC127327941 gene encoding sm-like protein LSM8: MASVGATLESLVDQVISVITNDGRNIVGTLRGFDQATNIILDESHERVYSTKEGVQQLVLGLYIIRGDNISVVGEVDEDLDAALDMSKLRAQPLKPVIH, translated from the exons ATGGCGTCCGTCGGCGCGACGCTCGAGTCCCTCGTCGACC AGGTGATCTCCGTCATCACCAACGACGGACGCAACATCGTG GGGACGCTGAGGGGGTTCGACCAGGCCACAAACATCATCCTTGACGAGTCACACGAGAGAGTCTACTCCACAAAG GAGGGAGTACAGCAGCTTGTTCTTGGGCTCTACATTATCAGAGGCGACAACAT AAGCGTGGTGGGCGAGGTGGACGAGGATCTGGACGCGGCCCTGGACATGTCCAAGCTGAGAGCGCAGCCGCTCAAGCCGGTGATCCACTGA
- the LOC127327940 gene encoding pathogenesis-related protein PR-1 type-like, protein MARMLLLAGVHLLMVVAVAMATTTDKSELTLKKTAEEEANAQSPASSTTSFSEHKTEVTPATAAENTTKKGFYKGMSREFVNEHNKVRARYGAGPLLWDKTLALYARRWANQIKGDCDKARHSTKQIYGECFFLGTNGTAQDALCSWEKEEEVYDKGTTECTPGHNYRDCGHFKIMVTPGWKWVGCGRAPCTAGPRQGQFFISCSYSSAKPDPSSPAASNP, encoded by the coding sequence ATGGCGCGGATGCTCCTCCTCGCCGGTGTACACCTCCTCATggtcgtcgccgtcgccatggCCACCACCACCGACAAGAGCGAACTGACCCTGAAGAAGACAGCTGAGGAGGAGGCGAATGCGCAATCGCCGGCATCATCAACAACATCATTCTCAGAGCACAAGACTGAGGTGACGCCGGCAACGGCAGCGGAGAACACCACCAAGAAGGGGTTCTACAAAGGGATGTCCCGTGAGTTCGTGAACGAGCACAACAAGGTGCGGGCACGTTACGGCGCGGGGCCGCTGCTGTGGGACAAGACGCTGGCCTTGTACGCGAGGCGTTGGGCGAACCAAATCAAGGGGGACTGCGACAAGGCACGGCACTCGACAAAGCAAATCTATGGCGAGTGTTTCTTCCTGGGCACCAACGGCACTGCACAGGACGCGCTATGCAgctgggagaaggaggaggaggtctacgacAAGGGCACCACCGAGTGCACCCCCGGCCACAACTACCGTGACTGCGGCCACTTCAAAATCATGGTGACCCCAGGCTGGAAGTGGGTCGGGTGCGGCCGGGCGCCCTGCACCGCGGGGCCACGGCAGGGGCAGTTCTTCATCTCATGCAGCTACAGCAGCGCCAAACCAGACCCATCCTCTCCTGCCGCCTCCAACCCCTAA